The following coding sequences lie in one Apium graveolens cultivar Ventura chromosome 1, ASM990537v1, whole genome shotgun sequence genomic window:
- the LOC141711980 gene encoding uncharacterized protein LOC141711980, with protein sequence MTNDTFTCTEPLFLAAFSKLQMKHSKTRHSLEHFSHRRNTSCKKRNENMIRLILIALVGIVSGFLIGVSYPTLWSKMSPIFSTIKTAQDVNDTWKIWVPSNPRGAERLVPGIVVPHSDLCLRRMYGKPSEDLTITPKYLVTFTVGYNQRHNIDAAIKKFSENFTILLFHYDNRASEWDEYEWSKKAIHVSAQKQTKWWYAKRFLHPDIVASYDYIFIWDEDLGVENFDAEEYIKLVKKHGLEISQPGLNPQKGQAWRMTRRMKGSEVHKKAEEIPECCKDPHLPPCAAFVEIMAPVFSRDAWRCVWHLIQNDLVHGWGLDLALQHCVEPAYEKIGVVDAQWIVHQGIPSLGDHGQADDGTQPQKQGVRKRSQQEWIMFGRRFKDAERDYYKSIGIDPSNIPHHTNFNRSLSMNC encoded by the exons ATGACCAATGATACGTTTACATGTACAGAGCCCCTGTTTTT AGCAGCCTTTTCCAAGTTGCAGATGAAGCATTCAAAGACTCGACATTCATTGGAGCACTTTTCTCACAG GCGCAACACTTCTTGTAAAAAGCGAAATGAGAACATGATCAGGCTAATTCTGATAGCATTGGTTGGAATTGTTTCTGGCTTCCTGATAGGAGTATCGTATCCTACACTTTGGTCTAAG ATGTCTCCTATTTTTTCAACCATAAAAACAGCTCAAGACGTCAATGATACCTGGAAG ATATGGGTTCCATCAAATCCGCGAGGTGCAGAAAGATTAGTGCCAGGCATTGTTGTTCCGCATTCAGACCTTTGTCTTCGAAGAATGTATGGTAAACCCAGTGAG GACCTAACTATTACGCCAAAGTATCTTGTGACTTTTACAGTTGGTTATAATCAGAGGCATAATATTGATGCTGCAATAAAGAAG TTTTCAGAAAACTTCACAATTCTTTTGTTTCATTATGATAATCGAGCAAGTGAATGGGATGAATATGAATGGTCAAAGAAGGCGATCCATGTAAGTGCCCAGAAACAAACGAAGTG GTGGTATGCAAAAAGATTTCTTCATCCTGACATTGTTGCATCTTATGACTACATATTTATCTGGGATGAGGATCTTGGTGTTGAAAATTTTGATGCGGAGGA ATACATTAAACTTGTCAAAAAACATGGTTTGGAGATTTCACAGCCTGGTTTAAACCCTCAAAAAGGACAAGCTTGGAGAATGACAAGAAGAATGAAAGGCAGTGAAGTTCACaa GAAAGCAGAGGAGATACCAGAATGTTGCAAAGATCCTCATTTGCCTCCCTGTGCAGC GTTTGTAGAAATCATGGCTCCTGTATTTTCGAGAGATGCATGGCGATGTGTGTGGCATTTGATTCAG AATGACTTGGTCCACGGATGGGGTCTTGATTTGGCCCTCCAACATTGTGTTGAG CCTGCTTACGAGAAGATTGGAGTCGTAGATGCACAGTGGATTGTCCATCAAGGCATTCCATCACTTGGTGATCAT GGGCAAGCTGATGATGGGACACAACCACAGAAACAAGGG GTGAGGAAGAGGAGTCAACAAGAATGGATAATGTTTGGAAGGCGGTTTAAAGATGCAGAAAGAGATTATTACAAATCTATTGGCATTGATCCTTCCAATATTCCCCATCACACCAATTTTAACAGAAGTTTGAGCATGAACTGTTAA
- the LOC141671950 gene encoding uncharacterized protein LOC141671950 isoform X1, with translation MWSFTRFCEKVYMMVEGGSDYCSKKSDDICGNASDEESGRMLSMTRIRCIMRGLDLKMYVFLLVLIPTCVFGLYLHGQKVSYFFRPLWESPPKPFREIPHYYHENVTMKNLCKLHGWGTREFPRRVFDAVLFSNEVDLLTVRWKELHPYITEFVLLESNSTFTGLPKPLDFSSHRDRFQFVESRLTYGQIPGRHKPGENPFVEEAYQRLALDYLLRKAGIQDDDLLIMSDVDEIPSRHTINLLRWCDDIPPILHLRLKNYLYSFEFLLDNNSWRASIHRYRMGKTRYAHYRQSDDILADAGWHCSFCFRRISEFIFKMKAYSHHDRVRFSKFLNPKRVQAVICRGADLFDMLPEEYTFKDIIGKMGPIPHSYSAVHLPAYLLENADKYKFLLPGNCVREDGG, from the exons atgTGGAGCTTTACGAGATTTTGTGAGAAAGTGTATATGATGGTGGAAGGAGGATCTGATTATTGTTCTAAGAAGTCTGATGATATATGTGGAAATGCTTCTGATGAG GAATCAGGACGTATGTTGAGCATGACGAGAATACGTTGTATTATGCGTGGACTGGATTTAAAAATGTATGTCTTCCTGTTAGTGTTGATACCGACATGTGTCTTTGGTTTATATTTGCACGGTCAGAAAGTATCATACTTTTTCCGGCCATTATGGGAATCTCCCCCTAAACCTTTTCGAGAGATTCCCCATTATTATCATGAGAATGTGACAATGAAGAATCTGTGTAAACTTCATGGCTGGGGCACCCGTGAGTTCCCTAGACGAGTATTTGATGCAGTGCTATTCAGTAATGAGGTCGATCTGCTTACTGTCAGGTGGAAAGAATTGCATCCTTACATAACAGAATTTGTGCTTCTCGAGTCAAATTCTACTTTTACGGGATTGCCGAAGCCGTTAGACTTTTCCAGTCATAGAGATCGGTTTCAGTTTGTTGAATCGCGATTGACTTATGGCCAAATTCCCGGAAGGCATAAACCAGGAGAAAACCCATTCGTTGAGGAAGCGTATCAGCGGCTAGCACTTGATTACCTTCTTAGGAAAGCAGGTATTCAGGATGATGACTTGTTAATAATGTCAGATGTTGATGAGATACCAAGCAGACACACCATCAATTTATTGAGGTGGTGTGATGACATACCACCAATCCTTCATCTTCGGTTGAAAAATTACCTGTATTCTTTCGAGTTTCTACTGGATAATAATAGCTGGAGAGCTTCAATTCATAGATATCGGATGGGAAAGACTAGATACGCACATTATCGCCAGTCTGATGACATATTGGCCGATGCTGGCTGGCATTGCAGCTTTTGCTTCCGACGTATTAGTGAGTTTATATTTAAGATGAAAGCATACAGTCATCATGATAGAGTGAGGTTCTCCAAATTTTTGAACCCTAAAAGAGTTCAGGCGGTAATCTGCAGAGGTGCCGACCTATTTGATATGTTACCTGAGGAGTATACTTTTAAGGATATCATTGGAAAAATGGGTCCCATACCTCATTCTTACTCCGCGGTTCATCTTCCAGCATATCTTTTGGAAAATGCTGACAAGTATAAGTTTCTTTTGCCTGGGAATTGTGTACGAGAAGATGGTGGCTGA
- the LOC141671941 gene encoding uncharacterized protein LOC141671941, producing MVLQSEMFPGGYKQQSYSHDGYSSSGYGHGHGQSMHMGPTPSFSSSHMMQSGGHGPHSHTSTDFYSSGSNGHMSSGFSHGSGMSHGMPTGGYGNSYHGASGNFSHGMPTGSYGSSYHGATHGPMGTKIESLKHDYNNYGHSSMLHNPMHGGYQSAEWKLKSIEDDD from the coding sequence ATGGTTCTACAATCAGAGATGTTTCCTGGTGGCTACAAGCAACAGAGCTACTCACATGATGGATACTCCTCCTCGGGCTATGGCCACGGCCATGGTCAGAGCATGCATATGGGACCTACTCCATCATTCAGCTCTTCTCATATGATGCAATCTGGTGGACATGGTCCACACAGCCACACTAGCACTGATTTTTACAGCAGTGGCTCAAACGGGCATATGTCATCTGGTTTTTCCCATGGCAGTGGTATGAGCCATGGAATGCCAACGGGCGGCTATGGCAATTCTTACCATGGAGCTAGCGGCAACTTCAGCCATGGAATGCCCACTGGCAGCTATGGAAGCTCTTACCATGGGGCAACACACGGCCCCATGGGAACAAAGATCGAGTCACTGAAGCATGACTATAACAATTATGGTCACTCAAGCATGCTCCATAACCCTATGCATGGAGGTTACCAGTCAGCTGAGTGGAAACTCAAGTCGATTGAAGACGACGACTAG
- the LOC141671950 gene encoding uncharacterized protein LOC141671950 isoform X2 produces MLSMTRIRCIMRGLDLKMYVFLLVLIPTCVFGLYLHGQKVSYFFRPLWESPPKPFREIPHYYHENVTMKNLCKLHGWGTREFPRRVFDAVLFSNEVDLLTVRWKELHPYITEFVLLESNSTFTGLPKPLDFSSHRDRFQFVESRLTYGQIPGRHKPGENPFVEEAYQRLALDYLLRKAGIQDDDLLIMSDVDEIPSRHTINLLRWCDDIPPILHLRLKNYLYSFEFLLDNNSWRASIHRYRMGKTRYAHYRQSDDILADAGWHCSFCFRRISEFIFKMKAYSHHDRVRFSKFLNPKRVQAVICRGADLFDMLPEEYTFKDIIGKMGPIPHSYSAVHLPAYLLENADKYKFLLPGNCVREDGG; encoded by the coding sequence ATGTTGAGCATGACGAGAATACGTTGTATTATGCGTGGACTGGATTTAAAAATGTATGTCTTCCTGTTAGTGTTGATACCGACATGTGTCTTTGGTTTATATTTGCACGGTCAGAAAGTATCATACTTTTTCCGGCCATTATGGGAATCTCCCCCTAAACCTTTTCGAGAGATTCCCCATTATTATCATGAGAATGTGACAATGAAGAATCTGTGTAAACTTCATGGCTGGGGCACCCGTGAGTTCCCTAGACGAGTATTTGATGCAGTGCTATTCAGTAATGAGGTCGATCTGCTTACTGTCAGGTGGAAAGAATTGCATCCTTACATAACAGAATTTGTGCTTCTCGAGTCAAATTCTACTTTTACGGGATTGCCGAAGCCGTTAGACTTTTCCAGTCATAGAGATCGGTTTCAGTTTGTTGAATCGCGATTGACTTATGGCCAAATTCCCGGAAGGCATAAACCAGGAGAAAACCCATTCGTTGAGGAAGCGTATCAGCGGCTAGCACTTGATTACCTTCTTAGGAAAGCAGGTATTCAGGATGATGACTTGTTAATAATGTCAGATGTTGATGAGATACCAAGCAGACACACCATCAATTTATTGAGGTGGTGTGATGACATACCACCAATCCTTCATCTTCGGTTGAAAAATTACCTGTATTCTTTCGAGTTTCTACTGGATAATAATAGCTGGAGAGCTTCAATTCATAGATATCGGATGGGAAAGACTAGATACGCACATTATCGCCAGTCTGATGACATATTGGCCGATGCTGGCTGGCATTGCAGCTTTTGCTTCCGACGTATTAGTGAGTTTATATTTAAGATGAAAGCATACAGTCATCATGATAGAGTGAGGTTCTCCAAATTTTTGAACCCTAAAAGAGTTCAGGCGGTAATCTGCAGAGGTGCCGACCTATTTGATATGTTACCTGAGGAGTATACTTTTAAGGATATCATTGGAAAAATGGGTCCCATACCTCATTCTTACTCCGCGGTTCATCTTCCAGCATATCTTTTGGAAAATGCTGACAAGTATAAGTTTCTTTTGCCTGGGAATTGTGTACGAGAAGATGGTGGCTGA